The window CCCTTTGGTCCATATATTTTATGTCCAGAAAAACTCATTAAATCTAAATAAATCTCATTTAGATTTATTTCCAATTTTCCCATACTTTGAGTTGCATCTACATGAAATATAATACCTTTATTATATAAAAATTCACCTATCGAACGAATATCTTGTATAACTCCTATTTCATTGTTAACATGCATAATAGAAACTAAAATTGTTTTATTTGTTACAGAACTTTTAAATATATCTAAATCCAATAATCCATTATTTTGTGGTTTAATATAAGTTACTTTAAATCCTCTTCTCTCTAATTCCTTACAACTATTTAATACTGACTTATGTTCAGTTTGTAAAGTAATAATATGATTCCCTTTTCTTTTATAAAACTCAACTGACCCTAAAATTGCTAAATTATTCGATTCTGTTGCTCCTGATGTAAAAATAATTTCATTAGGTAAAGCATTAATTGCATTAGCGATTTTAATTCTAGATTCTTCTATTCCCTCTAAAGCCATTTTTCCATATATGTGAGTAGTTGATCCTGAATTTCCATATATACCTGATGGACCCAAATAATATATCATCTTTTCTATAACTCTAGGATCAACAGGAGTTGTCGCCACATAATCTAAATAAATAGGTAATTGTTTCATTATTATATAAGTATATATAACTATTAAAAACTATATAACTATAGTTATATAGTTTATTTTTTTAAAATAATTATTATAGTCTAAATTAAATACATTTAATTACTTATTCACTTACTAATAAAAAAATACTTTATGTAAGTTAAAACTATAATAATATTATCTATTTATATTAATATAAAAATAAAAATTCTAATAAAAATAAATTTATATGATAAACTAATTTTATATCTATAACTAAAAAATTCAAAAATTTTTAAAAATACTAATTAATATAATTAAAATCTTTTTTCAATCAAAAAATCTATTTTTAATTTATAAATTGAAATAAATAATTACCAATTGATTTACTAATATCTAATTTCATTATCAAATTTAAAAATCATAGAAAATTGACTCATAACAGACATAATCATAGTTTTAAAAAATTTCTCAATAATATTGTATTTATAACTATAATTTATTACTTTATTAATTTTTAATATATCAAAAGCAACTTGATCACTGCTAGCAAATCCATCTATTAATCCTATTGTTTTTGCATCAATACCAGTCCAAAAAATTCCAGAAAATATATTTTTATATTTATTAATTTTTAGTCGATTTCCTCTGCCTTTAATAACTTGTTTTATAAACTGTTTATGAATATCAAATAATATCCGATGTAATACTTTCAATTGGTAAGATTTAATTGGTAAAAAAGAATCTAAAAAATTTTTATTTTCTCCTGAAGTATATACTCTTCGAGATATACCTAATTTTTTTATAGTATCTACAAACCCAAATCCATTATATAATACTCCAATTGATCCAATAATACTTGATGGATTTGCATAAATATATTCAGTACCAGAGGCTATATAATAAGCAGCAGATGTACATATATCAGAACATACGGAATATATCTTAATTTTTGGAAAATTTTTTCTATAATATTGAACTATATTATATATATAATCAGCCTGAACTGGACTACCACCTGGACTATTTATACGCAATATAATTGCTTTTAATCCTTTGCTTTTATATGCTAAATTCATTGATCGAGAAAAATTTTCTGAATTTGCATAATATGAATTAAAAATAGGACCATCAATATCAATTAAACCAACATGTTCAACATTATTATTATTATTTTTATTTAAGAATTGAAATACCACAAAAAATATAAATAATACTAAAAAAATTCTTTTAATCCATACCCAAATATATTCATATTTCTGATATAATAAAAAACTATCATATTTATTAGTGAATAAATTTTGTCTTTTAATATTTTTATCAGATACGAAATTATTCATACAATTTAGATAACTATTAAAAAATATTTTTATTAAAAAATATAAATAACAAATTTTATTTATTAATTAATAATATTGTAATAATACAATTATTTATTTTTTATATAAAAATAATATTACTATAAATTTATATTTTTTTAAATAATATTAAAAATTAATCAAAAAAAACTAAAATTAACAAAAATATGTTTATAAAACAATATATATAATTAAACGTATAATACAGGAGAGATGGCCGAGAGGATTAAGGCGTTCCCCTGCTAAGGGAATATGAAAAAAAAATAAATTTCATCGAGGGTTCGAATCCCTCTCTCTCCGATAACAGATAAAAATTAAGTGCCCATAGCTCAGTTTGGATAGAGCACTTGGCTACGAACCAAGAGGACGGGAGTTCAAATCTCTCTGGGCATAAAATAAATTACTAAACCTTACTAAAAGTAAAAAAGATAATCACAGACAGAAAAATATAAAAATACAAAGTAATACTCATTTTAAAAAAAATATTAATTTTCATTAAATTTTGATTAAGATAATTTTATCAACTTCACATTTTTATCAATATAATTACTTAAAAATTTATTTACTAAATTAATAAAATCTAAAGGATTTTCTAATTTTCCACTTTCAACTAATAAAGCTTGATAATATAACATAAAGACATAATCAGAAAATAATTCATTATCATCAATATGATATAAATTTTTTACTAATAAATGATTAGGATTTATTTCAAAAATTGGATTAGATTCAGGAACTTTTTGACCAACTTCTTTTAACAGTCTTTTCATCTCTAATCCCATATCATTATCATCTGCTACAATACAAACTGGAAAATTCTCTAAACGATTAGTACTTCTAACATCTTTAACATGTTTCTCTAAAACATTTTTTACTTTATTTATTATAATTGTTAATAACTTATTGTCTTTATCTTCTGAAATAGAATATATATTTCTATCAACAATAGAATCAATCTTTCCTTTACTGATAGATTGAAATTTTTTTCCTTTATATTCACCTATATAACTAATTAACCATTCATCAATTTTATCAATAAGTAATAACACTTCTATATTCTTTTTTCTAAAAACTTCTAATAATGGATTATTTATAGCAGATAAATAGTTAGATGCTATAAGATAAAAAATTTTATTTTGATCTTTTTGCATTCTAGATACATAATCAAAAATAGATATCTTTTTTTTATCTAAAAAACTATGTGTACTAAAAAATCGTAATAACTTTAAAATATTTTCACGATTTTCATAATCCTCAATAGGACCTTCCTTTAAAAATAGACCAAAAGAATTCCAAAATTCTTCATAAATATCTGGAGATTCAATACTAATTTTTTCTAAAGCAGATAAAATTCGTTTTGTACAATAAGATTTTATAGAATTAACTTGTTTATTATCTTGCAACATTTCTCTAGAAATGTTTAAAGGCAAACCAAAAGTATCAACTATTCCTTTAACAAAACGCAAATAACGAGGAATAAACTGATTAGCATGATCCATAATAAATACACGCTTCACATATAATTTTAAACCATATTTATGTTCCTTTTGATAAATATCAAAAGGAACATATTTCGGTATATAAATTAAAACAATATAATCTTTTTTTCCTTCTATTTTGCTATGAATCCATAACAAAGGATCTTTTGAATCATTAAAAGAATTTTTATAGAATCTCTGATATTTTTCATCACTAATTTCATGTTTCGATAAAGTCCACAATGCATTACTTTGATTTATTACTTCATATCTAATATTATTTTTTTCATCCAAAGAACGATCATTATTATTTTTTTCATATTTTCTCATCATAATTGGCCAACATATATGATTAGAATATTTATTAATTACACTTCTAATACTCCAATCATTTAAATATTCATCACTATTCTCTTTCAAATAAAGAATTACTTTAGTACCTCTATGTTTTATATTCTCTTTACTAATAGTAAATTCTCCACAACCATCAGATTCCCAAACAATACCATCATCACTAGATAAACCAGCTTTTCTACTTTTTACTATTACTTTTTTAGAAACAATAAAAGCCGAATAAAAACCAACTCCAAACTGACCAATAAGATCTATATTTTTTTCTTTATTATTAATCAATTTATCAACAAACTCTTTTGTTCCAGATTTTGCTATCATACCTAAATTTTCTATTGCTTCATTCCAATTCAATCCTATTCCATTATCACTTATAATAATTGTTTTATTTAAATCAAAATCTACTTTTATTTTTAATTCACTATCATCTTCATAAAGTAATGGATTTGATATGGCTAAAAAACGTAATTTGTCCAACGCATCTGAAGCATTGGAAATCAATTCTCTTAAAAAAATATCTTTTTTAGAATACAAAGAATCTATTACTAATCGTAAAACACGCTTTATATCAGCATGAAAACCTAATGTTTTCTTATTAACACTATTATTTAAATTCATATTTAAATTAAAACCTCAAAGACTATATAAATTATTCTTTATATATAGATAAAAAAAAAAAAATCAAGTTCTTAAATTTAAAAAATTTTTTACTGTTTAGTAAATATTATTATTTTACATAAAACATTAAATATTAAACATATGTATGATAAAATACAAACTTATCATAATTATACTTTTATTAATAAAAACGAAATAATTAAATATAAAATAATATGAAAAAATATAAAAAATATATTTGTGTTATTTGTGGTTTTATTTATGATGAAGAAAAAGGATTTCCTGAAGATAATATAAATCCAGGAACATTATGGGAAGATATTCCAGAAAATTGGTTATGCCCAGAATGTGGGGTTACTAAAGAAGATTTCGAACAAATATAAAAGAAAAAAATTATAGTTTTATTAAATAAAAATGGATAATTTATCTTATATTGGTTTAGGTAGTAATTTAAAAACACCTTATAGGCAATTAAAGATTGCTATTAATAATTTAAAAAAAATACCTTATACAACTATAGTAAATGTATCAAATTTTTATTTTAATAAAGCTATTGGAAGAAAAATTCAACCTGATTTTTATAATGCGGTTGTAGCATTGCAAACTACAATAGGACCTAAAAAACTATTATTTTATTGTCAAATTATTGAATTAAAACAAAAAAGAAAAAGAAATATAAGATGGCAAAGCAGAACAATTGATATTGATATTTTATTCTTCAAATCTATTAAAATTAACGAAAAAAAATTAACTATTCCACATCCAAGAATTTATTCTCGTGATTTTGTAATCAAACCTTTATTAGAAATTGCTCCTCATTTTAAAATTTATTTTTCAAATAAATGAAAACCTCTAAATAATTATTAGAAATTTAATATTTATTTATTATAAACATAATACAAAGTATTATTATTCCAACAAAAATACAAATATCAGCTACATTTAAAACTAAATTATGATTTTTATCATAATTTATATATACATAATCTATAACATATCCAAATCTTATACGATCATAAAAATTACTTATCCCACCACCTATTATTAGACTTATAGATAAAGAATGAATAACAAAGTGTTTTTTTTTTTAAAAAAAAATAAAACCATCATCAAAAATAATAATATTATACTATCTATAAAAATAAAAAACCAATAATTTAAAAAATTTAACATACCAAATACTATTCCACTATTATAAGTCGGAATATTATTCAGAATAAAGAAATTAAATCGAAACATAGAATTGATGTAAAAACATACAAAAAATAATTTTATAAATTGATCAATTACAAAAATTATAAATATTATTAAATAATATTTTAAATATAATTTTTTCATTGTTAAATATTTATTTTAAATAATATACTATTATTTTGCAATAATAGTAATTTCTATAAATTATTTCTTTAATAAATAAAATATTTAATTTACGCAAACACTCTTTTTTCTTCATTCCCTGTAATATTTCCTATACAACGATTACAAAGATCTAAATATTTTAAACTACGTCCAATATCTTTACTTCTATGCCAACATCTTTCACATTTTTTATACTTACTTTTTTTAATTAAAATTTTAATATTCTTATCAAATTGATTTGAAATTTTACTATCTGTTTGACAAATTTTAACATTTGAAACTAATAAAATAAATTTCAATTCATTTTCTATTTCTTTAAGAGACAAAAAAAATTCTTTATTTACATATAAAACAATTTCAGTTTCTAAAGATGATTTAATGATTCCTAAAATACGTTGTTTTTCTAATTCTTTATTTACTTGATTACGAAGTTTTTGTATTTCATCCCAAAAATACATTTCTATACTAGAAATATTTGGCCATTTATTATACCAAGATTGAATAAATATTGAATTACTATCATTGCTAGGTATATTTTTCCAAATTTCTTCAGCAGTAAAAGATAAAATAGGAGCTAACATTCTAGTTAAAGAATGAACAACATGAAACATAGCAGTTTGACATGAACGTCTTGCTTTACTTTCTTTTGCATTAGTATACTGCCTATCTTTTATAATATCTAAATAAAAACTACTCATATCTAATAAACAAAAATTATATATCTTTTGATATACAATATGAAAATTATATTGATCATAAGCTTTGATAACCTCTTCTTGCAACTTCATACAACGAAAAATTATCCATTTATCTATTTCTACAAATAAAGTATTATTAAAAACTAAATGTTTCTCAGGTTCAAAATCAAATAAATTAGCCAAGACATATCTTACTGTATTTCTAATACGTCTATATGCTTCTTGAATTCGTTTAATATTTTCATTTGAAACATTTATTTCATTTCTATAATCAATAGAAGTTATTAACAAACGTAATATATCAGCCCCATACTGATTAATTAAGTCTCTTAAATTTACATAATTTTTAGCAGATTTAGAAAATTTTTTTCCTTTAGAATCTAATATATATCCATGAGTTAAAACAGATTTATAAGGGCTAGAATTATTAATTATCGTAGAAATAGTTAATGAAGAATTAAACCATCCTCTATATTGATCATATCCTTCTAAATATAAATCTACAGGAATAATAAAATTTTTTATTTTTTTAGATAAAAAATTATAAGATGTTCCAGAATCAAACCATACATCTAAAATATCGTTAACTTTAATATATTCTTTATATTTAGAACCTAAAAATGATTTAAGATCTAAATTTAACCAACTATCTATTCCGTTTTTTTCTATTAAGTTTGCAATATTTTTTAAAAATTTATTAGTATCAGGATGTAATTTTTTAGTTATTTTATGAATAAACAAAGGCATAGGAGTACCCCAAGACCTCTGACGAGAAATGCACCAATCTGGTCTTTTATTAATCATATCTATCATATGATCTTTTCCCCAACTTGGAATCCATCGAACTTTATTAACATTCTCAATAATTTTTTCACGCAATTTATTTTTATTCATAGATATGAACCATTGAGGTGTTGCTAAATAAATTACAGGTGTTTTATGTCTCCAACAATGAGGATAATTATGGATTACAAAAGTTTGATATAATAAACTATGTTTCTTTTTCAAAATTTCAATAATTTTTTTATCAGATTTTAAAACATTCATCCCACCTAATAAGTTAATATCATTAAAATAGCGACCTTTTTTTGAAACTGTGTTTACAATATTTAAATTATATTTTTTTCCTATCAAATAATCTTCAGGACCATGAGCTGATGCTATATGAACACAACCAGTTCCAGAACTAATACTAATATGATTATCCAAAACAATAGGTACTTTACGAGAATAAAATGGATGAAAAAGCAAAAAATATTCTAATTCTTTAGCATTTATTTTTAATAAAACCTTATATTCTGTAATAGAATAACGTTTCATTACTTCATCTGTTAATAAACAAGATATCAAAAAATAATTTTGATATGTTTCTACTAAACTATATTTAGCATTTGAATTTAAACAAACAGCTTCATTAGAAGGTAATGTCCATGGAGTTGTAGTCCAAATTGGAACAATAATAGGCTTATTAGATATGTTTAAACAAAATTTAGAAAAAAATTTCTTTATGTTAACTAAAAAAAATGCGACATCAATAGAAAACGATTGTTTTTGATTATATTCAATTTCTGCTTCTGCCAAAGAAGAATTACAATCAATACACCAATAAATAGGTTTAAATCCATATTCTAAATATCCTCCTTGAATAACTCTACTTAACACACGAATAACATTCGCAATATAATGTTTATCCATTGTCAAATAACAATTACTCCAATCAGAAAATATACCTAATCGTTTAAATTCTTTTTTTTGAATACTAATCTGACCTTTTACATATTTATAACATTCTTTCTTAAACTCTAAAAAATCAATATTTTTTCCACACTTCCCAAATTCTTTTTCAATATTTAATTCAATAGGCAAACCATGACAATCCCATCCTGGTATATAATTTATATTAAAATTACCAAAAATTTTAGTTTTTAAAACTATATCTTTTAGAATTTTATTCAATGCATGCCCATAATGCAAATCGCCATTTGCATAAGGAGGACCATCATGCAATATAAAATTTTTACATTTCACTCTATGTTGTTTAATTTTTTCATAGATATTTGATGAAGTCCATTCAAGTAATATTTCATGTTCACGTTTTGTTAAATTTGCTTTCATAGGAAATAAAGTATATGGCAAATTTAAAGTGTCTTTATATGCTTTTATCATATATATAATTAACTCCAAAATTAAATTTTATATTTTTCATATCATGATAAATTTGTATTGCTAAATCTCTAATTGATAAAAATCTTATCTCATTATGAATTTTTTTAATAAAAAAAATTCTTAATTTTTCATTATATAAATTATCATTAAAATTTAGAAAATATATTTCTAACTTAGTTTTTTTTCCATTAAACATAAAATTCTTTCTAAAATTTGCTATACCAACTATCCAATTTCCTTTTTCTCTTTTAGCTCTTACAATAAATACCCCTCTAATAGGAATTGAATTTAATCCTTTAACAATGAAATTAGCAGTAGGTATTCCATTAATTTTTTCGTTTCCATTCCCTTTAATAATTCTTCCTAAAATACTATAATATCTTCCTAAAAATTTAGAAGCTTCTTTAAACTTACCATTATATAACAATCTTCTAATGTAAGTAGAACTAATCCTTTTATTAAATTTTAAAAATTCTGGAAAAATTTGAATTATAATTTCACCATTTCTATTATTATCCTTTAATAAGTTAACATCACCAATCTTATTATGACCAAATTTAAAATCTTTACCAACAAGTAAATATTTTACATTTAAAAATGAGAAAAAATAAACTTTTAGAAATTGAATAGCAGACATACAAGCAAGATGTTTGTTAAATCTTAAACAAAGCACATAATTAATATTAAATTTTTTTAATAAATATAATTTTTCTTTTAAATTTGTCAATCTATAAAAATTGTCATT is drawn from Candidatus Legionella polyplacis and contains these coding sequences:
- a CDS encoding aminotransferase class V-fold PLP-dependent enzyme; the protein is MKQLPIYLDYVATTPVDPRVIEKMIYYLGPSGIYGNSGSTTHIYGKMALEGIEESRIKIANAINALPNEIIFTSGATESNNLAILGSVEFYKRKGNHIITLQTEHKSVLNSCKELERRGFKVTYIKPQNNGLLDLDIFKSSVTNKTILVSIMHVNNEIGVIQDIRSIGEFLYNKGIIFHVDATQSMGKLEINLNEIYLDLMSFSGHKIYGPKGIGVLYIRNYPKRIHLVPQTFGGKQENGLRSGTLATHQIVGIGEAFYLSEFLREEEQKYFLYLRKILWEKIKNLSGIQLNGNESNCVSNILNISFKNIDGDILLSVLNQLAVSKMSTCLSEIEESSYVLRALGIDDILASNSIRISFGRFTTEKDIKLVSNIIYDQINKLFNHV
- a CDS encoding S49 family peptidase, with the protein product MNNFVSDKNIKRQNLFTNKYDSFLLYQKYEYIWVWIKRIFLVLFIFFVVFQFLNKNNNNNVEHVGLIDIDGPIFNSYYANSENFSRSMNLAYKSKGLKAIILRINSPGGSPVQADYIYNIVQYYRKNFPKIKIYSVCSDICTSAAYYIASGTEYIYANPSSIIGSIGVLYNGFGFVDTIKKLGISRRVYTSGENKNFLDSFLPIKSYQLKVLHRILFDIHKQFIKQVIKGRGNRLKINKYKNIFSGIFWTGIDAKTIGLIDGFASSDQVAFDILKINKVINYSYKYNIIEKFFKTMIMSVMSQFSMIFKFDNEIRY
- the htpG gene encoding molecular chaperone HtpG, with translation MNLNNSVNKKTLGFHADIKRVLRLVIDSLYSKKDIFLRELISNASDALDKLRFLAISNPLLYEDDSELKIKVDFDLNKTIIISDNGIGLNWNEAIENLGMIAKSGTKEFVDKLINNKEKNIDLIGQFGVGFYSAFIVSKKVIVKSRKAGLSSDDGIVWESDGCGEFTISKENIKHRGTKVILYLKENSDEYLNDWSIRSVINKYSNHICWPIMMRKYEKNNNDRSLDEKNNIRYEVINQSNALWTLSKHEISDEKYQRFYKNSFNDSKDPLLWIHSKIEGKKDYIVLIYIPKYVPFDIYQKEHKYGLKLYVKRVFIMDHANQFIPRYLRFVKGIVDTFGLPLNISREMLQDNKQVNSIKSYCTKRILSALEKISIESPDIYEEFWNSFGLFLKEGPIEDYENRENILKLLRFFSTHSFLDKKKISIFDYVSRMQKDQNKIFYLIASNYLSAINNPLLEVFRKKNIEVLLLIDKIDEWLISYIGEYKGKKFQSISKGKIDSIVDRNIYSISEDKDNKLLTIIINKVKNVLEKHVKDVRSTNRLENFPVCIVADDNDMGLEMKRLLKEVGQKVPESNPIFEINPNHLLVKNLYHIDDNELFSDYVFMLYYQALLVESGKLENPLDFINLVNKFLSNYIDKNVKLIKLS
- a CDS encoding rubredoxin produces the protein MKKYKKYICVICGFIYDEEKGFPEDNINPGTLWEDIPENWLCPECGVTKEDFEQI
- the folK gene encoding 2-amino-4-hydroxy-6-hydroxymethyldihydropteridine diphosphokinase encodes the protein MDNLSYIGLGSNLKTPYRQLKIAINNLKKIPYTTIVNVSNFYFNKAIGRKIQPDFYNAVVALQTTIGPKKLLFYCQIIELKQKRKRNIRWQSRTIDIDILFFKSIKINEKKLTIPHPRIYSRDFVIKPLLEIAPHFKIYFSNK
- a CDS encoding signal peptidase II, which codes for MHSLSISLIIGGGISNFYDRIRFGYVIDYVYINYDKNHNLVLNVADICIFVGIIILCIMFIINKY
- a CDS encoding signal peptidase II, which translates into the protein MKKLYLKYYLIIFIIFVIDQFIKLFFVCFYINSMFRFNFFILNNIPTYNSGIVFGMLNFLNYWFFIFIDSIILLFLMMVLFFFKKKNTLLFILYL
- the ileS gene encoding isoleucine--tRNA ligase is translated as MIKAYKDTLNLPYTLFPMKANLTKREHEILLEWTSSNIYEKIKQHRVKCKNFILHDGPPYANGDLHYGHALNKILKDIVLKTKIFGNFNINYIPGWDCHGLPIELNIEKEFGKCGKNIDFLEFKKECYKYVKGQISIQKKEFKRLGIFSDWSNCYLTMDKHYIANVIRVLSRVIQGGYLEYGFKPIYWCIDCNSSLAEAEIEYNQKQSFSIDVAFFLVNIKKFFSKFCLNISNKPIIVPIWTTTPWTLPSNEAVCLNSNAKYSLVETYQNYFLISCLLTDEVMKRYSITEYKVLLKINAKELEYFLLFHPFYSRKVPIVLDNHISISSGTGCVHIASAHGPEDYLIGKKYNLNIVNTVSKKGRYFNDINLLGGMNVLKSDKKIIEILKKKHSLLYQTFVIHNYPHCWRHKTPVIYLATPQWFISMNKNKLREKIIENVNKVRWIPSWGKDHMIDMINKRPDWCISRQRSWGTPMPLFIHKITKKLHPDTNKFLKNIANLIEKNGIDSWLNLDLKSFLGSKYKEYIKVNDILDVWFDSGTSYNFLSKKIKNFIIPVDLYLEGYDQYRGWFNSSLTISTIINNSSPYKSVLTHGYILDSKGKKFSKSAKNYVNLRDLINQYGADILRLLITSIDYRNEINVSNENIKRIQEAYRRIRNTVRYVLANLFDFEPEKHLVFNNTLFVEIDKWIIFRCMKLQEEVIKAYDQYNFHIVYQKIYNFCLLDMSSFYLDIIKDRQYTNAKESKARRSCQTAMFHVVHSLTRMLAPILSFTAEEIWKNIPSNDSNSIFIQSWYNKWPNISSIEMYFWDEIQKLRNQVNKELEKQRILGIIKSSLETEIVLYVNKEFFLSLKEIENELKFILLVSNVKICQTDSKISNQFDKNIKILIKKSKYKKCERCWHRSKDIGRSLKYLDLCNRCIGNITGNEEKRVFA
- the ribF gene encoding riboflavin biosynthesis protein RibF, with the protein product MRLLRDTNNGCLFFLKGSAVTVGNFDGVHLGHQALLKRFCIESKKLKLPTVVLIFEPQSNEYFRNSNDNFYRLTNLKEKLYLLKKFNINYVLCLRFNKHLACMSAIQFLKVYFFSFLNVKYLLVGKDFKFGHNKIGDVNLLKDNNRNGEIIIQIFPEFLKFNKRISSTYIRRLLYNGKFKEASKFLGRYYSILGRIIKGNGNEKINGIPTANFIVKGLNSIPIRGVFIVRAKREKGNWIVGIANFRKNFMFNGKKTKLEIYFLNFNDNLYNEKLRIFFIKKIHNEIRFLSIRDLAIQIYHDMKNIKFNFGVNYIYDKSI